AAGACCTAggggtggttgcaccaccccCAAAGCACCTTGGGGTGGACCCCCCAAGGTGCCCTGGNNNNNNNNNNNNNNNNNNNNNNNNNNNNNNNNNNNNNNNNNNNNNNNNNNNNNNNNNNNNNNNNNNNNNNNNNNNNNNNNNNNNNNNNNNNNNNNNNNNNTGCGGACGGGGTTGGAGACCGTTAGGAGATCGGAAAGAGAGTAGTATTTAGGGGTGACGTGGTACTGAACAAGCTGGACTTTTTGTTGGTCGTTTAGGCCGTTTAAAGCTCCGGATGGGAGGTTGTTGAAGGCATTGTCGGTGGGGGCAAAGAGGCTCATGCCCTCAGTGGAGCTGTTGAGCTGGCTCACGATTTGGTTGCCCACTTGGGTCTCATTGAGGAGGCGAATGAGGGTGGTGTATTGCCCGTTTTTGTCGAGGATTCCAGTGACGTTGATGGGGCCGGAGGGAGATGGCGCCGGGGCCGAGGGGGTTTGGGCTTGGGTTTGAGGtgaaaggaggaggaggagttgCAGGTTGATGAGGGTTaagagaatgagagaaagaGGTGTGGAAGCCATAATGCTGGTTGAAGGTGGGTGGTCGTGGTGAAGGAGAGAGTGAAAGGGGATTTATGGGATAAGATGTCCGCTGGAGTTTGTTGGAATGCGCTGGCCATAGGCTTAATTGAATCAATCCAAAACCcaattaaaaacttataaattgatatttaaaTGTATTAGAATATCTTTATACTCTCTATATTAAGGCTTTGTTCTATTTTCTCAAGTGTTTTTATTAATAGAAACCATTGTAATACAGATAATACACTAAATTCAATATAGTCAAGATGTAGCCATAAAGATAAGAGTACGTCTTTGcctatcttttcttctttctctgtttccgttctctttttcttattatatatttctacagAATGTAAAAGAGAATAGAAATTAGAGaagtatatatttttgttttgcctTGAACATAAACCATAAGTGATGCAAAAGGTTTAACTTAGtaccatgcatgcatgaaatTATCACCAagctttctaattaattttgtaattgtattcaaattaaatagttaatatAGTGCTATGACATAGTACAATGCTCCAATTCCTCTTTGTTAATTGGATCAGAAAGTTAATAGATCTATCTAGTTAGGTAGGTTTCTAAAGGTCACTTAATCAGCTGAGGGTCACGCTTCATGGaacagatgtcactagttcgaatctcatCCTTCCATTCCTCTcttttgtgcagacatgtccaaaaaaaaaaaaaatctaggtaGAAGGCTAAACTAATCCAAATATATgggcatttttttcttattttactttattttaatcaccaaaatagaaggaaaaaaattcaaagggcATGTCCTTTTCtatcaccaaaaaagaaagaaaaaaaaaaaaattcaacgtTTATAAGTTGTCATTGTACTtgcaataatattatattagtgGATGATTGGCAAATTATAGGTTGTTTACTTGCAAGTTGAAGTTTGGTCAATGCATGTTCAGATTTCTTTTAATCACGCGGCCCAACATATAGAAGGTGGTGCAAGCAATATTGTTGTGAGGAGAAGTTGGCCCTCGATTAACCTATGGGCTACTACTTTGAACCATTCTTCCTATATCAGAATTTACTTGACAAGCCATCTCTGTAGAAGCTTAGTCTCAATCTTCATCATGGAGTTATTTACAAGAACTTGTAAATAGATACCTATTGGGTAGTCTCAATCTTTAGCTTCCAAATTGAGATTCTTATTAAATTTGCGTGCTGCTCGAATTGCTGACAATTCGGTCaacaaatgtgaaaaaatatatatgatactTATTTATTCGAACAAGTTTTGAGCAATTCATCTATTTGTTACGATAGATGAGCTCCATAAAGTGATGTaggatgaaaaataaataatctagaattttagttttgtttagaTTATTAGAAGGTTATCGGTTTTGTTTGTAATTCAGTAATGAGCTTGACCacaattttaagttattttgtaatttaataatgggCTTAGCCCAAAGTCAGTCAAATTaggtttatgatttttttgttagtcTATTTAAGTATTCTTTTGTAACAGCTTAGACTAGATGAATAAAGAACTACGTTTTTTTGAGTGAGATAAGTGTGACTCTTCCTCCTTTTGGTGGTGAGACTTTGCCAAATTTCATTATTTGCCCGTGAGACTGTTCAATATTgaatctatttttattttatgatattttcCTTCCGTCATGCGTCATAAAAGCTCTTTCACATTTACTGTTTGAATGGCTAGATATGAATCTAGATCCTTAATATATAATGGCATATCAAAGGTTCTTCAATATTAACCAAATATACAcaatattaaagttttaatatcATATGTTAAAGATGCTCTAATAGATGTGCAACATTGGGTAGTGTAACAGCTCCCATTCCTTGATAATGGCATGTCAAATGCTCTTCAACCTTTGCCTTCCAATCCCACAGAAAATTGGCCACACGTTGGGATAGACTTGAACCCAACGAAGATTTCCATCCCAATTCAGAATCTCATTACCTAATCATCAACATATTTTAATCGAAGGAGGACAAATATATGGTACATGTCCTCAACTTTGCAGCCTGGCATAACTAATCATGTGGGTTACCCAACTATAATACTAATTTCTAACAATGATGCgaaaaataatatactttaaCATATTAGAAATATGTTTTTGTAAGTCCCATTGTGCCCATAATTGTGTTTGTCCCTACAAATATTGGTGAATGTGGACCTTCTAATTGTTCCATCAACGTTTTAATGCAAACACATTAATGTTTAATGcaaaattttttagggtttgttttttggctttgatgtgatattttaaagtgttaattgaatgattcaattcacaatttttttttatcggtttaAACTTTTAGGTAAAAATAGTAAGTATTTTGGGTTTATTCACTAAAAATTTTTTAGTCAGTACTTTTGTTTTTCGGTTGTGATGTAATGCGAAGTTCAAAGTTTAGATTAGGACAAATTGTTTGTACGGCtaagatttttattattattattatttaagaaaaaaattatatttagtccATAAGTTTTCagatttgaatttaattattgatttttcaatttaaaaaatatagtcCTTCGGTTTtgttaaagtttaaaattaataaggttccttcatcattttattgtctaaattaataatttgttatccaTCACATCTCTCATTTGACGCATAATGAACACTCCAATGCAATaacatattaacaaatgttaaataattcattaaaaaataaattgatattgtaggtaaaactaagaaaaacacaaaaattgagAACCTAAAGAGTAAACCGACAATAACAAAAGACTTCGaacccgtttggtttgcggaataaacCCTTGGaatggaatgactattcctatgaaatagttattcttttgtttggtatgaGTCTATTCTtaggaataattattttcataggAATAACTAATCTCATGCACACAATAATagttattcctctaaaaaatgagtggaatagctattccttatgaaatgaaatagattttttaaaaaaccacttgttatcttttattttattttaaccctaatttttttttttttttttaattttaaaaaagaaaacctaaaatttaaggggtggctagccacccatTGGCAGGACCtaggggtggtcgcaccacccccaaAGCACCTTGGGTGGACGAGGTGCCCGGGGGTGGCGCGACCCACCCCGATGGTAATGGTGGTCAAGGTCACCATTGATGGCGACGGGGAGGCCGCGACAACCCCCAATGACGTTTAGGGGGGTGGCCGCGGCCTCCCCCGTCTCCATTGAAGGTGGCTAGGCCAACCCCAATGAGCCTCGGGACTggccttggccacccccaaatccaTCGGGGGTGGTCGCGCCACCCCCGGGGCACCTCAGGGGTCCATCCCAAGGTGCttgggggtggtgcgaccaccacCAAGTCATgccaggggtggccggccactccaATGGGGTTGTCGGCCACCCTTGcaattctatgtttttttttttttttaaaaagagggtggggatttttgtaattttggtttaactcCAATTAGAATACATATATTTCTACTaaattaaggaatatgaataactattccattcTACTTTCCTCTATTCTTAgtaatagcaatttttttttctaacggAATACTCAATCCGCGAACCAAATGAGTCATTTGATTTCATTGCATTTTAGAGTGTTAAGATGAGACATTAAcatgtcaaatgagacacatgtaaCATATGTCAAATTGTGCACCttctctgttttattttttattttttcaaatatattcaaTCTTATTCACCTTCTTAATCatcttttctaattttgttttatattgtcTGCACCATccaaacagaattaaaaaaaaaaaaaaaaaaaaaaaacaaattttggacaACACTTTAAAGCTTTTGGgtaacactacccttcaaaatgcacattgcactaaataaaagaaatagaggaaatttaaaatggagatgatcattttccaCCAAGGCTTGTTACGTGATTAACAACCTTCGTGTATACCATAACAGGTAAtgtttttcaacttttcttaaaataaaagagaaaagagtaaATATCATTCTTACACTTTAACATAGGTGAAAATTGAAGCCCATATGGCCTAGTTTTTGGTCCAAAATCAAACCCATTAAGAAGGCCTTTGAAAGCCCAATAAACTTGGGTTTGGGGATTGCAATTAGAATTTCATAATGGGACATGAAACTTGTTGGACTTTAGAAAGTCCAATAAAAGATTGTGCCTTGAGTTGGGGCCCAATGAAGTCATCTTTGGACTAAGCTAGACAATAAGGAAAATATTTAAGGGTTGTGGGTCCATCATGAGGCACTCcaggggtggtgcgaccactcCCGACCACttttgtgggtggccgaccacccacctactattttttaagtttttattttttgttttttatgaattgaaaaaaaaaaaataatgtaggGGGTTTgtagtaattttgatttaattctaGTTAGTCCATGTGTGTTGTTAcagaataaaaataactattcaaTTTCACTATTCTTTATTCCAGTAATAACTATTATCTTTTATAATGGAATATgtattctgcaaaccaaacaaGACGTGAGTGTTTAAGGATGGAAAATTAAATTAGTTCAAggatagtattttttttttttatatgtatgcacaaggggaaagaaaaaggaaatgaggattcgaactagtgattttcattttatgaggcgtggttccTAACTGATAAAGCTACCTATTAGAAACAATTCAATGATAGTATTAGTAGAGCATTTGGCCTAACACttcgaaaaagaaaagaaaaaaaaaaacttaggacTAGAAGTGTGTAGGAGACTCTTTCTtgagagaaaacaaagagaGTAGAGAGATATTCTTGTGCCTTGTTCTTAAAATGAGTGTGAATTTAAGGTAACAAGAAATATTAACTagatccttaaaaaaaaaacagaagatgATGAATTAAAGTGGGTTTAGTACATAATTTATACTTTCCAAATCTTAAGGATCgagtttcattttcttttcggtaaaagaaaaaagtagctAAAGAGTGTTCTAAGTCCCATGCATGAGTTGCttaacactcaaaaataaattagttGCTCTCTTGGTCTTAGGGCTTCCGTCCTAAAATCCTTCCACGATATTATGGTCAATCTTAAACAAGCCTAAGATTTTTGGTGTTGGCTCCCTCGGTCTTTAGCTTCTCAACCCTTCTAGTGAGCTATTTAAGAAgagaaaatttcatttaaaaatttttttttaaaaaaaatttggagagaaaatttcatttaaatttttttttttttaaaaaatttggagagccatttttaaaaggaataaaataacaaactCTCTACATCTTTCTATATTTagattaaagttttttttttttttttttttataattcttaattttttttttcttattggtaAATAAGAGAGGATATATAGAACCATaagtttcactttttttttgcttttaatatttaaaaaacttggctaacaaaagttaaatttaaaatagaataaaaagtTTGTTAAACCATATATTTTGtaaactttttcaaattttgagagaaaagttaaatttgaaaatctcCTTACGAATGCTCTAAATGTTACCCAGCCCACCCTCAAATACATCCCAGCAAATCCCACCAATCTTAAGCGATCTATGGGCCGGTACCCAAAAAAGCAGCCCATAGAGTCATAGGCAAATATAAAACCGGGATCAGATCCCTGGCTCTTCTTAGAGAATTGcccatagattttttttaaaatcctgGTTATTGATTTCCATCCAACCGCCACCAAACATGTCACGTGTCTcatctaatataaaataataaaataatttattaaaaaaataaaataattaaaaaattaaaacgggATACTTCATTCTCCTCTTAGTGGGTGGCCAGTCACCCCAACTCAGCCTAGGTCACCCCCAAACTCAAAGGGCGGCTAAATCACCCTTAGGACTTAAGAGGTGACgttaatttatgaatttgatcCAAAGAGGTTGCCGAGCCACCCCTTGAGGCTATGGGGGTAGCGTTGGCTGAGCtgagtggctggccacccattggccactctattttattttttaataaattattttattattttatttgatatttatttttaaaatttaaataatattttattattttatattaggagAGACACGTGGCGGTTGGTGGCCGTTGATGGAAATCAATGGCCAggatttccaaaaaaaaaaaaaaaaaaaaaaaagtcccgaGGCAATTCTCTAAGAAGAGCCTGGGATCCTGATCCATAAAACCGAACATTAAAcgcaaaacaaaaacagaaaatagaaagaagcaCAGAGAAAAGAATATTGGAATAGCAAATTAAGGAAAAcattcttcatcatcatcccTTCCAGTTTCCTATCGTTTAGAATCTCTGCGTGTCACTACacatcaaaacaaagaaaagccAAAAGTGGTGGATGGCAAAAACCAACAAGTACGCCTCCATCAACTTCAACCACATCTACGAGAAAACCCCTTCCACCCATCCCAACCACACcgccaacaacaacaacaaacccaccaagaattcttcttcttcctcttcgcCCTCTTATTCTGCAATCTCATCACCCAAAACCCATGGCCGCATGTTGGTCCTGACCCGACCCACACCCACACCTACACCCAtacccaccaccaccaccccacCACCGAAGTCTCCCTCTCTGCAAACCCAACCACAGCGATCCCATCAAATCCCAGGTCAGACCCCGTCTGAATCCGGTTCGGACCACATTTCTCTTCGTCCTTTGGGTCATACCGGGACCAGCTCGCCGGTTTTATCGCCGGTTCCTAGTTTGGAGAAGGAGAAGCAGGTGGTGAGTCCGGCTTTATCGCCGAAACCTGGAAAGTTTGTGCCACCGCATCTCAGGCCGGGGTTTGTGGGTAAAGAGGAGCGATCTGTGCCGGAGGTGGGCCGGGGTAGGGACTCGGGCCGAAACAATTTCGGGTCTCCGGTTCAGTACGTGGAGGATGGGCGGCCCAAGTCGGGTGGTGGGTATGACAGGATCAGGAGGGAAGGTGAGTCGGATCAGGGGATGGTGAACCGGCCAAGGTCGAGTGGGAATCTGCCGAGTTCGACCGGATGGTACGGTCCTTTGCACATTTcccctctttttgtttttgttctcaaaATTTGGTCAATgattattgattaattaatcTGTGTTCTTGTtgtcatttttagttttattttgttttctttgcaaTAGAATGATTGTTAGTGCAGGATGTTTTTCTAGCTTGGTTCACATTTTTATACTTGGTGGATGTTATTGTATACCATGCTATTTTTctttgtggggtttttttttttaatggtgggtaatatatgcttatttattacttataaaaacatATGTACTTATTTATTTAGGAGGATATATGCTCATTTCGGGAGAGCATGCATGAGCTTTTGTGGGGCACAAATAGGAACTGAAAACGAGGTCTTTTAATGGGGGGCTCCAAATGGGATATTgttgaaatgttttttttttttcctgtgtaATGATTGCAATTTCAATTGTTGGCGAAGAAGTTAGGAGACTAGAGGGCatgaataagaaaatatattccAAAGTCATTAATGATATTTTCCAGGACTGTTCTGGTGACTGCCTTGAAAAGGAATATGTGTGGCCAACCGTGATTAGTTGATCCATATAGCCAAACCCAGTTTTCATTGGGATTAAAgctttgagttgagttgagtcaTCGAAATGCGTAATTTCACTATGATAACTTGATATGGATAATCCgaaggggttggcccaagtggtggaggccttggtcttaAAGTATCATCTTTTCAAGGTCCAAAGTTtaacacctcatgggtgcaaacaatccttTGGGGCCATTCCCCCTGATGAAAGGCTAGCGATTTAATCAGTTatgtgtagggaaacttccgagggtgcggtgcacaGGACTGGGGTTTACTCGGCAGAGGTGGGTCcaaagggccctgccttggagaggttccccgacattaaaaaaaaaaaaaaaaaaaaaaaaacttgatatgGAGTTGTATTCCTAGTGGATTGGACAGTATATAATAGAGTTCTATGAATATTCTCTGTCGGTATTGTTTGATATCTTACAGAGAATGATTGAGAAAACACTTAGATGTTGCATGCTATTGCAGTCTTTATTGTTTAGTAGACAAACATGTGTGGCTATTATCTCTACTTTAGCTAACCCTACATCCACTGTATAGGTCATGTTCAGGTAGATATTAAGCTTGAGCTGGTCTGGGTACGAATTATGGTGCGTTGTGTTACACCTACATCTTTGTGTAGGTATATGGTAAAGTACGAATTATGATGTTGACAGGTTTCCGTGGCCTAAATGACTTGAGAAGGAGTTGTAATGTGATGAAAATATGATAGATAACCTAGATACTGTTCTTATATGAAATAATGAGGATAAGAGAGACCTTTATAATCCATTGGTTGTATTTATGGGTTACTCAGTTATGATGTGTGTTAGGTTACGGTCCTTTTAGCAAATGGTGGATGTGCTCGAGTTGCTTGAGTTGCAGAGTTTCATGCTTGCATGAGGTTTGTTTGATGTACAGGTTGGAAGTTGATGAGGTGAAGGTGTTGGGAGATGGAATAAGGATAGATATGAGGGAACTTTAGtaaaaaaatgatgtagtttttgTGCGATGAAGGTTGTTTGGGCAAGGTGTTGAAGGAAAAAGTATGAGATCAATGGTGGgataaaagaaatgataagaTCAAAGATAATGCCAATTGTGCCTCTGATATTAGAGATATGGTGTGGGGTTTTTCCAACTGCAAATGGTGTAATGAATTAACGTCACTGGAGAGAAATAAGGAATTCAATGAAGATGATTTATTggtgcttcattttttttttggtccctCGAATTATTATTGTAGTGACTTGGTTCAACTTTTTGTTTTGCACTAAAGGACTATTTAGGGTTTGGAGAATTGGTATTTAACCACTAGTTTCTTGGGATGCATACCCGATTTTGGGCCAAAATGAGAAAGATGAGTTTATAAGTCGTTTGAGGTTACCAAATCAGCAAAATGTAGAAATAGGTGCCACTTTCCAAGCAGCCCCCAAAATCATCGATGAACTCATATTCTTATTCTTGCTTCCATTTGTTAACCCCAAGGgattggctcaagtggtaagggcaTTGATCTTAGTGGTTTTCCCATCAGGTTTAAGGTTTGAATCGccttgagtgcaaacaatttcttggggGCCATACCTGCCGGCGAAGCCAGAGTCTTACCAAATCCATGTGGAGGGAGTGCTTTGCACAGGTTTAGGATTTGCCTAATAGGGGTGAGTATATGAAGTGATCTTGCCTTGGAGGGGTTCCCCatcatcaacaaattttttgCTTCCATTTTTTCCCTTTGACTTCTGTTTCCTCCCATTGCTGCTACATGCTTGAGAAAGTTGAGCTCTTGTAGAAGTGTAGTTTTGGTTACGAAACTTGGTGCAAAACCCAAATGATGGAGTtacttatatatgtatatatattttttgataaatagttacttatatatatatatatatatatatatatatatatatatatatatatagaccagcGCTTGAAAAGCCATTGTAGATTGAATACAGAAATTGATGGGCAGCAATGCTATAAAGTGGATAATGACAATTGTTGTGTCTAGTCTATGTGATACTATGGAGAACAGGGATGAAAGCCACCTTTATTGTGCCTTTTGAGTTTATGGGCTGTCATTTAGTTTTATGATTGCCTGCACTTGTGTTGGCAAAATGTGGAAGTTAGAAAGAGTAGTTGGAAGCTTTTATACAATTGAGCATATCCTTGCTTACATGAATGAGATGATAAGAGCTCAGAGTGTTGTGATGGGGGAGGCTAGTCACAAGACTCCATAGGAGTTTCTCCAGTGTTTCAATTTTGTATTCTTCTCGTGGCTTGCTAAAAGGGCTGACGTCCAAGAGGAatcacaagttttttttttttcctaaaagggTAGTGACAAGTTGAATTTTTTCACATTTGTGCCCCCTTCCTTGCTTTCTCTATCATGTTCACTTGAAGGAGTTGTAGATCCAACATTTAATAAGGGACAAATGTAATTGCAtgaccaagtaatttatactttAGATTTCATATTTCAAATGTTGTTGAAGAACATGAATCCTATGATTCATTATTATTTGATCTTGCATCCACTGACTTTGTTTTAATGTAAAATGCTTTAAAAGGCTAAGTTTTGTTTATTTCAAAGTAAAGCACTTTCAGATcaaaacattatttatttatttaaaaaaactattgatTCGCTGATGTTTGGCACCTTGAAACTTTTGCTGTTTGTTGACACTGAAAATGTGAAATTATTAACATTTAGATTTCCAAACAATGTTTGCTTAAATAGTCATAATGTCTTCTTATCCTCTCCCAACTGACtagtaggggtgaaatttaaaaccgcctaaccgctaaccgctataaccgctaaccgcctaaccgctttgaaagcggttagtaaaaaccgctaaccgcctaggcggtggcggttagcggttagtgggttttggaaatccgctaaccgctacccgctaaccgcttttttttaaatataatatatatttatattatatatatatatataataacaataagttgtgagtttatgaattttttttggttgattgaaatgggcctcaagcttcaagtttaaccatatatgttggtttttttgttgcttgtgagtttatgaatttgtttgtgttttattttatttctatgtgtgagtttatgaacttgcttgtgagtttatgtataagactacaagtgaagtgatgattttgttgtaattttatttgtatattatatgatgtgtagatttgtagaaggtggccaacaagattttggtatatagcaatttttaatgctaaaatggccataaaaagggaaaaaacaaatgtttaaaatgagaaaaaaaatgtttaaagtgagcccaaacccggcccaaaatcggtccaaagaaaaaagcccaaaaaagcggttattccaaagcggttaaccgctaaccgggcggttaaccgctacccggttagcggaggcggttagtaaaatttactaaccgcctaggcggttgcggttagcggttttagccactaaccgctaaccgcaactgctATTTCACCCCTACAACTGAGCATACCCATTTATCATCCTAGTCCAAGAAATCACATTTTGTTTCTCAAGTATTTCATTAAACATCTTCCGAGTATACCTGATTGCCCCACACTTTGCAAAATAGAGTTTCCcacaaacacataaaagaaacaaccaaggcaataAACATTGATCATCAtagttttgatattttttatccttctattgctataaattattttatgttagATAGCTCccaagaggagaaagaagaggcAAATGACTCGACACCATCCCACTCATCTCCCACATGATAAGATCTCTTAGAGCCTAATGACTCAAACTTAAACTTAGCCGACCAAATCAAACTCAAGCTTAGCATCCAAAACAACCGAAATGCACAGTTAAGTCACACAATAGAgtattcaaaatttaattgaaaataaatcgTATGAACCTTCTAGATGTAATCCTACTANNNNNNNNNNNNNNNNNNNNNNNNNNNNNNNNNNNNNNNNNNNNNNNNNNNNNNNNNNNNNNNNNNNNNNNNNNNNNNNNNNNNNNNNNNNNNNNNNNNNaaggaagaggatgcagataagtattttattttgggttttggaattttccTGGCCAtagattgtaaaacatatatttaatagttttctc
This window of the Corylus avellana chromosome ca5, CavTom2PMs-1.0 genome carries:
- the LOC132180355 gene encoding uncharacterized protein LOC132180355; protein product: MAKTNKYASINFNHIYEKTPSTHPNHTANNNNKPTKNSSSSSSPSYSAISSPKTHGRMLVLTRPTPTPTPIPTTTTPPPKSPSLQTQPQRSHQIPGQTPSESGSDHISLRPLGHTGTSSPVLSPVPSLEKEKQVVSPALSPKPGKFVPPHLRPGFVGKEERSVPEVGRGRDSGRNNFGSPVQYVEDGRPKSGGGYDRIRREGESDQGMVNRPRSSGNLPSSTGWYGPLHISPLFVFVLKIWSMIID